In the genome of Saccharomonospora viridis DSM 43017, one region contains:
- a CDS encoding wax ester/triacylglycerol synthase family O-acyltransferase — translation MSADRLSSLDIAFLCIDGAATPMHLGAVALFSARNPDAHRLAALVARRADALPRLRQRVRTELTGGARWEDDPTFDATQHVSTHHLAGEGPEPLTAHASRWLATPLAVHRPLWSAQIVTGLSEERFALLIKLHHALCDGTGAIELALGLLDHTPLPRPTPRTFRSPTAKDDSPLRTLWRGARATVEQAIGSTVESASIAGAMLRAARPYPLSPTVTTCSPRRRLGLVRLDLDDIRRVRKTHGGTTNDVVLALLAGAFRDWLVNRNDDPVRPLRALVPVSMRRRRGAEAGGNALSGYLCDLPVDTDSPIERLHAVTRTMNRNKQAGPWRGAGALPVLAEHLPGAVHRLATRTVAHAAPLLFDTVVTNVPLPNIPLALDGAPLCEVYPVVPLAPHQSVGCAVSTYQNGVYIGLHTGGDAVSGVGSLADAVTKSMAVLLQHCP, via the coding sequence CCGCCTCGCTGCCCTCGTGGCCCGACGGGCCGATGCATTGCCACGCCTACGACAGCGGGTGCGCACCGAACTCACCGGCGGTGCGCGGTGGGAGGACGACCCGACTTTCGACGCGACCCAGCATGTCAGCACCCACCACCTGGCGGGCGAGGGCCCCGAACCGCTGACCGCCCACGCCTCCCGGTGGTTGGCCACCCCTTTGGCCGTCCACCGTCCGTTGTGGAGCGCCCAGATCGTCACCGGGCTGTCCGAGGAGCGTTTCGCGCTGCTCATCAAGCTCCACCACGCGCTGTGTGACGGCACGGGCGCGATCGAACTGGCGCTGGGACTGCTCGATCACACACCCCTTCCCCGCCCCACCCCCCGTACCTTTCGGTCCCCTACGGCGAAGGACGACTCACCGCTGCGGACGCTGTGGCGGGGTGCCCGCGCGACCGTCGAACAAGCCATCGGCAGCACCGTCGAATCGGCGAGTATCGCCGGAGCGATGCTGCGGGCGGCAAGGCCCTACCCCCTGTCCCCGACCGTGACCACGTGCTCGCCCCGACGGCGGCTCGGGCTCGTCCGGCTCGACCTCGACGACATCCGGCGGGTGCGTAAGACCCACGGTGGAACGACCAACGACGTCGTGCTCGCCCTTTTGGCCGGAGCGTTCCGGGACTGGCTGGTGAACCGCAACGACGATCCCGTCCGCCCCCTCCGCGCGTTGGTCCCCGTCAGCATGCGCCGGCGCCGAGGTGCCGAGGCGGGTGGTAACGCCCTGTCGGGATACCTGTGTGACCTGCCGGTCGACACGGACTCCCCGATCGAACGGCTCCACGCGGTGACGCGGACGATGAACCGCAACAAGCAGGCGGGCCCGTGGCGAGGTGCGGGCGCGCTGCCCGTACTCGCCGAACACCTTCCGGGCGCGGTACACCGGCTGGCCACGCGCACCGTCGCCCACGCGGCACCGCTGCTGTTCGACACCGTGGTCACCAACGTCCCGTTGCCGAACATCCCGTTGGCTCTCGACGGCGCTCCATTGTGCGAGGTGTATCCCGTGGTGCCGCTCGCCCCGCACCAGTCGGTGGGATGCGCGGTCTCGACCTACCAGAACGGCGTGTACATCGGCCTGCACACCGGAGGGGACGCCGTGAGCGGCGTCGGCTCACTCGCCGACGCCGTCACCAAGTCGATGGCGGTGCTGCTCCAGCACTGTCCTTGA
- a CDS encoding trypsin-like serine peptidase: MKRGISRSFTLVAAGVVALGISVPASAKNISENNSLDGVAVNEVTASVEAVLDYWTPERMREAVPMEQHVDLAAVDVSTVRESLRDVARGEARAVPGVSPRSFPTSGEPWHGGGEVVDTAGRVFFTFDGSPASCSGNVVTSENKSVVITAGHCVKYQGSWHTNWIFVPGYDDGQAPHGEWAARLTLTTPQWEQREDMNYDIGAAVVEPLDGALLEDVVGAQGIAFNQPRNQDMYTFGYPAADPYDGSALIHCSGPTFTDFLLTNDHAMSCDMTGGSSGGPWFLDFDEATGTGVQASVNSFGYTFLPGYMFGPYFGSEAEALYDAAQTA, encoded by the coding sequence ATGAAGCGAGGGATATCGCGGTCGTTCACCCTGGTGGCTGCTGGCGTGGTGGCTCTGGGGATATCCGTTCCGGCGAGCGCGAAGAACATCTCGGAAAATAATTCACTTGACGGGGTGGCCGTCAACGAGGTCACCGCGTCGGTGGAGGCGGTTCTCGACTACTGGACCCCGGAGCGAATGCGGGAGGCCGTGCCGATGGAGCAGCACGTCGACCTCGCCGCGGTCGACGTGTCCACCGTGCGGGAATCGCTGCGGGACGTCGCGCGTGGTGAGGCACGTGCCGTGCCGGGCGTGAGCCCTCGTAGCTTCCCGACGTCGGGGGAACCGTGGCACGGGGGCGGCGAGGTGGTCGACACCGCGGGCCGGGTGTTCTTCACCTTCGACGGCAGTCCGGCTTCGTGCAGCGGCAACGTGGTCACCAGCGAGAACAAGAGCGTGGTGATCACGGCGGGGCACTGTGTGAAGTACCAGGGGAGCTGGCACACCAACTGGATCTTCGTCCCCGGCTACGACGACGGGCAGGCGCCGCACGGTGAGTGGGCCGCGCGCCTGACCCTCACGACGCCGCAGTGGGAACAGCGCGAGGACATGAACTACGACATCGGCGCCGCCGTGGTGGAACCGCTCGACGGCGCCCTCCTGGAGGACGTGGTGGGCGCGCAGGGCATCGCGTTCAACCAGCCGCGCAACCAGGACATGTACACGTTCGGCTATCCCGCGGCCGATCCCTACGACGGCAGCGCGCTGATCCACTGCAGCGGCCCCACGTTCACCGACTTCCTGCTCACCAACGACCACGCGATGAGCTGCGACATGACGGGTGGTTCAAGCGGTGGGCCGTGGTTCCTGGACTTCGACGAGGCCACGGGTACGGGAGTGCAGGCGTCGGTGAACAGCTTCGGCTACACGTTCCTGCCGGGCTACATGTTCGGCCCCTATTTCGGGTCGGAGGCCGAGGCGCTCTACGACGCCGCGCAAACGGCGTGA
- the gltB gene encoding glutamate synthase large subunit, giving the protein MIFSAIPEKQGVYDPAAEKDACGVAMIAHVKGVRSHGIVTDGLTALMNLDHRGAAGAEPTSGDGAGILVQLPDDFLRAEVDFALPEPDERGRHRYAAGLVFLPAEAEARARAVRTVERIATEENLVVLGWREVPTAPDAAEVGPTARSVMPHFAMLFVAEAPNADGDRRAGVDLDRLAFCLRKRAEHETLAAECGVYFPSLSARTLVYKGMLTPTQLPVFFPDLRDERLTSAIALVHSRFSTNTFPSWPLAHPFRFVAHNGEINTIRGNRNRMRAREALLDSDLIPGDLSRLFPVCSPDGSDSASFDEVLELLHLGGRSLPHAVLMMIPEAWENHRTMDPARRAFYQFHASLMEPWDGPACVTFTDGSLVGAVLDRNGLRPARWWRTADDRVVFASESGVLDVPAGEVVAKGRLKPGRMFCVDTEAGRVVDDDEIKADLAAQAPYEEWLRAGLLSLDKLPERQHVPQSHASVLRRQLTFGYTEEELKVLLAPMALKGAEPVGSMGSDTPPSVLSKRSRLLYEYFKQGFAQVTNPPLDAIREELVTSLSRVMGPEQNLLAPGPASCRQIQLDSPVIDNDELAKLIHVNADGDLPGFSCTVLSGLYEVDGGGEALAEAIERVRKEASQAVEAGAHILVLSDRGSDHRMAPIPSLLLVSAVHHHLVRTKERLRVALVVETGDAREVHHIALLLGYGAAAVNPYLAFESIEDLIAQGAVSGVDAPTAVRNYITALNKGVLKIMSKMGISTVGAYTGAQVFEALGLSQDVLDEYFTGTVSPLGGVGLDVLAEEVAIRHRRAYPENPAERAHRGLESGGDYAYRREGELHLFTPETVFLLQHASASRRWEVYRRYVDEVNRLNREGGVLRGMFAFREGVRKPVPIEEVESVESICRRFNTGGMSYGSLSLEAHQTLAVAMNTIGGRSNSGEGGEEPDRLHDPLRRSAVKQVASGRFGVTSEYLVSADDIQIKMAQGAKPGEGGQLPPHKVYPWIAKTRHSTPGVGLISPPPHHDIYSIEDLAQLIHDLKNANERARIHVKLVSSLGVGTVAAGVAKAHADVVLISGHDGGTGASPMNSLKHAGTPWEIGLAQTQQTLMLNGLRDRITVQVDGGFKTGRDVVVAALLGAEEYGFATAPLVVAGCVMMRVCHLDTCPVGVATQNPALRERFTGRAEHIVNFFRFVAQEVREYLARLGFRSLDEVIGRADLLDVDEAVEHWKAKGLDLSPIFAVPSRGGARRKVREQDHGLDRALDRTLVQLAEAALEDARPVRLELPVRNVNRTVGTLLGSEVTRRYGSTGLPDDTIHVRLTGSAGQSLGAFLPPGVTIDLVGDANDYVGKGLSGGRIIVRPDPEAPFAAEDQVIAGNTLAYGATSGELFLRGQVGERFGVRNSGALLVAEGVGDHAFEYMTGGYAVVLGGTGRNVAAGMSGGIAYVLRLDERDVNPEMVELHTPDEEDLAWLRDVVERHHRLTGSPVAASLLGDWKRRSAAFVKVMPTDYRRVLEAMEAAKAQGRDVDEAIMEAARG; this is encoded by the coding sequence TTGATCTTCTCCGCGATCCCAGAGAAGCAGGGCGTTTACGATCCTGCGGCGGAAAAGGACGCATGCGGTGTGGCCATGATTGCCCACGTCAAGGGCGTGCGTTCGCACGGGATCGTCACGGACGGTTTGACCGCGCTCATGAATCTCGACCATCGCGGTGCCGCGGGAGCGGAGCCCACGAGTGGTGACGGCGCGGGCATTCTGGTGCAACTTCCGGACGATTTCCTGCGCGCCGAGGTGGATTTCGCACTCCCCGAGCCTGACGAACGCGGTCGGCACCGCTACGCGGCGGGACTGGTGTTCCTGCCGGCGGAGGCCGAGGCACGGGCACGGGCCGTGAGAACGGTGGAACGCATCGCGACCGAGGAGAACCTGGTCGTGCTCGGGTGGCGAGAGGTGCCCACGGCTCCGGACGCCGCCGAGGTCGGCCCCACCGCCCGGTCGGTGATGCCGCACTTCGCCATGCTGTTCGTCGCGGAGGCGCCGAACGCCGACGGGGACCGCCGTGCGGGTGTGGACCTCGACCGGCTCGCGTTCTGCCTGCGAAAACGTGCCGAACACGAGACCCTCGCCGCCGAGTGCGGGGTGTACTTCCCGTCGTTGTCGGCGCGGACCCTGGTCTACAAGGGGATGCTCACGCCGACCCAGCTTCCGGTGTTCTTCCCCGACCTGCGCGACGAGCGGTTGACCAGCGCCATCGCGCTCGTGCACAGCCGCTTTTCCACCAACACGTTCCCGTCGTGGCCGCTGGCGCATCCCTTCCGGTTCGTCGCGCACAACGGCGAGATCAACACCATCCGGGGCAACCGCAACCGGATGCGGGCGCGCGAGGCGTTGTTGGACTCCGACCTCATTCCGGGAGACCTCAGTCGGCTCTTCCCCGTGTGCTCGCCGGACGGCTCCGACTCGGCGTCGTTCGACGAGGTACTGGAACTGCTGCACCTCGGAGGGCGGAGTCTGCCGCACGCGGTGCTCATGATGATCCCCGAGGCGTGGGAGAACCACCGCACCATGGACCCCGCGCGCCGGGCGTTCTACCAGTTCCACGCGAGCCTCATGGAACCGTGGGACGGCCCCGCGTGCGTGACCTTCACCGACGGGTCGCTGGTCGGCGCGGTGCTCGACCGCAACGGACTGCGGCCGGCCCGCTGGTGGCGTACCGCGGACGATCGTGTCGTGTTCGCCAGCGAGAGCGGCGTGCTGGACGTGCCTGCGGGGGAGGTCGTCGCCAAAGGCAGGCTCAAGCCGGGCCGCATGTTCTGCGTGGACACCGAGGCGGGCAGGGTCGTCGACGACGACGAGATCAAGGCCGACCTCGCCGCGCAGGCCCCCTACGAGGAGTGGCTGCGCGCGGGACTGCTGTCCCTCGACAAGCTCCCCGAGCGGCAGCACGTGCCCCAGAGCCATGCCTCCGTCCTGCGGAGGCAACTCACCTTCGGCTACACCGAGGAGGAGCTGAAGGTCCTGCTGGCGCCGATGGCGCTCAAGGGCGCCGAACCCGTGGGGTCGATGGGGTCGGACACGCCTCCCTCGGTGCTCTCCAAGCGGTCCCGGCTGTTGTACGAGTACTTCAAGCAGGGGTTCGCGCAGGTCACCAACCCGCCGCTCGACGCCATCCGCGAGGAACTCGTCACCTCCTTAAGCAGGGTGATGGGACCGGAGCAGAACCTGCTCGCGCCGGGACCCGCCTCGTGCCGGCAGATCCAGCTCGACTCGCCCGTCATCGACAACGACGAGCTCGCCAAGCTCATCCACGTCAACGCCGACGGCGACCTGCCCGGATTCTCCTGCACCGTCCTTTCAGGACTGTACGAGGTGGACGGTGGCGGGGAGGCGCTCGCCGAGGCGATCGAGCGGGTGCGGAAGGAGGCGTCGCAAGCCGTGGAGGCCGGTGCCCACATCCTCGTGCTCTCCGACCGCGGCTCCGACCACCGGATGGCACCGATTCCCTCGCTGTTGCTCGTGTCGGCGGTGCACCACCACCTCGTTCGGACCAAGGAGCGCCTGCGGGTCGCGCTCGTGGTGGAGACGGGCGACGCGCGCGAGGTACACCACATCGCGCTGCTGCTCGGGTACGGTGCCGCGGCGGTCAACCCGTACCTGGCGTTCGAGTCGATCGAGGACCTCATCGCGCAGGGAGCCGTCAGCGGGGTCGACGCCCCCACCGCCGTGCGCAACTACATCACGGCGCTGAACAAGGGCGTTTTGAAGATCATGTCGAAGATGGGCATCTCGACCGTCGGCGCCTACACCGGAGCCCAGGTCTTCGAAGCCCTGGGGTTGTCGCAGGACGTCCTCGACGAGTACTTCACCGGTACCGTGTCCCCCCTCGGTGGGGTGGGCCTGGACGTGCTCGCCGAGGAGGTGGCCATCCGGCACCGTCGCGCGTATCCGGAGAACCCCGCCGAGCGTGCCCACCGTGGTCTGGAGTCGGGTGGTGACTACGCCTACCGCCGGGAGGGCGAACTGCACCTGTTCACCCCCGAGACCGTGTTCCTGCTCCAGCACGCGAGCGCCTCGCGACGGTGGGAGGTGTACCGCCGATACGTCGACGAGGTGAACCGGCTGAACCGCGAGGGCGGTGTCCTCCGGGGGATGTTCGCCTTCCGGGAAGGCGTGCGGAAACCCGTGCCGATCGAGGAGGTCGAGTCGGTCGAGTCGATCTGTCGCCGTTTCAACACCGGCGGCATGTCGTACGGCTCGCTCTCGCTGGAGGCACACCAGACGCTCGCCGTCGCCATGAACACGATCGGCGGTCGGTCGAACTCCGGTGAGGGCGGGGAGGAGCCGGACCGGTTGCACGACCCGTTGCGGCGCAGTGCCGTGAAGCAGGTGGCTAGCGGCCGGTTCGGCGTCACCAGCGAGTACCTGGTCAGCGCCGATGACATCCAGATCAAGATGGCGCAGGGCGCCAAGCCGGGCGAGGGCGGGCAACTGCCGCCGCACAAGGTGTACCCGTGGATCGCGAAGACCCGGCACTCGACGCCGGGCGTGGGGCTGATCTCCCCGCCGCCGCACCACGACATCTACTCGATCGAGGACCTGGCCCAGCTCATCCACGACCTCAAGAACGCCAACGAGCGGGCGCGCATCCACGTCAAGCTGGTGAGCTCGCTGGGAGTCGGCACGGTGGCCGCGGGGGTGGCCAAGGCGCACGCGGACGTGGTGCTCATCTCCGGACACGACGGCGGCACCGGCGCCTCGCCGATGAACTCCCTCAAGCACGCGGGCACGCCGTGGGAGATCGGGTTGGCGCAGACCCAGCAGACCCTGATGCTGAACGGCCTGCGCGACCGCATCACCGTGCAGGTGGACGGCGGTTTCAAGACCGGCCGTGACGTCGTCGTCGCGGCGTTGCTCGGCGCGGAGGAGTACGGCTTCGCCACCGCGCCGCTGGTGGTGGCGGGATGCGTGATGATGCGCGTGTGTCACCTGGACACGTGTCCGGTGGGGGTCGCGACCCAGAACCCCGCCCTCCGCGAGCGCTTCACCGGCCGGGCCGAGCACATCGTGAACTTCTTCAGGTTCGTGGCGCAGGAGGTACGGGAGTACCTCGCGCGGCTCGGCTTCCGCTCACTCGACGAGGTCATCGGCCGGGCCGATCTGCTCGACGTCGACGAGGCGGTGGAGCACTGGAAGGCGAAGGGGCTCGACCTGTCGCCGATCTTCGCGGTGCCCTCGCGGGGCGGAGCGCGTCGAAAGGTGCGCGAGCAGGACCACGGTCTCGACCGAGCGCTCGACCGTACGCTCGTCCAGCTCGCCGAGGCGGCGTTGGAGGACGCACGGCCGGTGCGACTGGAGCTTCCGGTGCGCAACGTCAACCGCACCGTGGGAACCCTGCTCGGGTCGGAGGTCACCCGTCGCTACGGCAGTACGGGGTTACCGGATGACACCATCCACGTGCGACTCACCGGTTCGGCGGGCCAGTCACTCGGGGCGTTCCTGCCGCCGGGAGTGACGATCGACCTGGTGGGCGACGCCAACGACTACGTCGGCAAGGGTCTGTCGGGCGGACGCATCATCGTGCGTCCCGACCCCGAGGCGCCGTTCGCCGCCGAGGACCAGGTGATCGCGGGCAACACACTCGCCTACGGCGCCACGTCGGGCGAGCTCTTCCTGCGGGGCCAGGTCGGGGAGCGGTTCGGGGTTCGTAACTCGGGCGCTCTGCTGGTCGCCGAGGGCGTGGGTGATCACGCGTTCGAGTACATGACCGGCGGCTACGCCGTCGTCCTGGGCGGAACGGGTCGCAACGTGGCCGCCGGGATGTCGGGCGGCATCGCGTACGTGCTGCGGCTCGACGAACGTGACGTGAATCCCGAGATGGTCGAACTGCACACACCGGACGAGGAGGACCTCGCCTGGCTGCGTGACGTCGTGGAGCGACACCACCGGCTCACCGGCTCGCCGGTCGCGGCTTCCCTGCTCGGTGACTGGAAACGACGGTCCGCGGCGTTCGTGAAGGTGATGCCCACGGACTACCGTCGTGTCCTGGAGGCCATGGAGGCGGCGAAGGCGCAGGGGCGGGACGTCGACGAAGCGATCATGGAGGCGGCGCGTGGCTGA
- a CDS encoding ABC transporter substrate-binding protein — MLPVRRLLLLPLLLVLSLTACAERQKDASAESANTDGFPVELRPEGAPAITLEERPERIVSLSPATTETLYAVGAGDQVVAVDEMSTVPEEAPRTQMSGLNPDPEQLAGYDPDLVIVDSDTDGKLTEALDKAGIQTLVLPAPQTLESMYAQFELIGEATGHAEEGADLARRTREEIDKLVADVGDAGEGLDYYHELDPSYYTVTSATFIGQVYDLFGLTNIADQGDPSAHGGYPQLSAERILEADPDLIFLADTICCGQDADSVAERPGWGTLSAVQNGHVIELDDDIASRWTPRIVDFVRAVSDAVAQAA; from the coding sequence ATGTTGCCTGTCAGACGGTTGTTGCTCCTTCCGTTACTGCTGGTGCTCTCCCTGACCGCCTGCGCGGAACGCCAAAAGGACGCCTCCGCGGAGTCGGCGAACACCGACGGTTTCCCCGTCGAGCTGCGGCCTGAGGGCGCACCCGCCATCACCCTGGAGGAACGTCCCGAGCGCATCGTGTCACTGTCACCGGCCACCACCGAGACGCTGTACGCCGTCGGCGCCGGTGACCAGGTGGTGGCGGTGGACGAGATGTCCACCGTCCCCGAGGAGGCACCGCGCACGCAGATGTCGGGGTTGAACCCCGACCCCGAACAGCTCGCCGGCTACGACCCCGACCTGGTGATCGTCGATTCGGACACCGACGGCAAGCTCACCGAGGCGCTGGACAAGGCCGGCATCCAGACCCTCGTGCTGCCCGCGCCGCAGACCCTCGAGTCCATGTACGCGCAGTTCGAGCTGATCGGCGAGGCCACGGGCCACGCCGAGGAGGGTGCCGACCTCGCCCGTCGGACCCGAGAGGAGATCGACAAGCTCGTCGCCGACGTGGGGGACGCGGGCGAGGGCCTGGACTACTACCACGAACTCGACCCCAGTTACTACACCGTGACCTCGGCGACCTTCATCGGCCAGGTCTACGACCTGTTCGGCCTCACCAACATCGCCGACCAGGGTGACCCGTCCGCGCACGGCGGCTACCCCCAACTGTCGGCCGAACGCATCCTCGAGGCCGATCCCGACCTGATCTTCCTCGCGGACACGATCTGCTGTGGGCAGGATGCCGACAGCGTGGCGGAACGTCCTGGCTGGGGCACGCTCAGCGCCGTGCAGAACGGCCACGTGATCGAGCTCGACGACGACATCGCGTCCCGATGGACGCCGAGGATCGTCGACTTCGTCCGCGCCGTGTCCGACGCCGTGGCACAAGCCGCCTGA
- a CDS encoding class II 3-deoxy-7-phosphoheptulonate synthase, with protein sequence MLGVVNWTVDVPIDALPSLPPLPDEMRKRLDDALSRPAAQQPEWPDAEAVSRVRTVLESVPPITVPAEVDRLRERLAMVARGEAFLLQGGDCAETFESNTEPHIRANLRTLLQMAVVLTYGASLPVVKVGRIAGQYAKPRSNNTDALGLPVYRGDIINSLAPDPQLRVPDPSRMIRAYANSGAAMNLVRALTGAGMADLAQVHAWNKDFVRTSPAGERYEALASEIDRGLRFMAACGVSDNSLHSTEIFASHEALLLDYERAMLRLDDPTSDNPSLYNLSSHFLWIGERTRQLDGAHIAFAELMANPIGVKIGPTTTPEQALEYVERLDPKNEPGRLTLISRMGNDKVREVLPPIVEKVEASGHKVIWQCDPMHGNTHESSNGYKTRHFDRIVDEVQGFFEVHRKLGSYPGGIHVELTGENVTECLGGAQDISDLDLSGRYETACDPRLNTQQSLELAFLVAEMLRA encoded by the coding sequence ATGCTGGGGGTCGTGAATTGGACTGTTGATGTCCCCATCGACGCCCTGCCCTCGCTGCCGCCGTTGCCCGACGAGATGCGCAAGCGGCTGGACGACGCGCTTTCTCGTCCCGCGGCGCAGCAACCCGAATGGCCCGACGCGGAGGCGGTCTCCCGGGTCCGGACGGTGTTGGAGAGCGTACCGCCGATCACGGTGCCCGCGGAGGTCGATCGCCTACGTGAACGGCTCGCCATGGTTGCACGCGGCGAGGCGTTCCTGCTCCAGGGCGGTGACTGCGCCGAGACGTTCGAGTCCAACACCGAGCCCCACATCCGCGCCAACCTGCGCACGCTGCTGCAGATGGCCGTGGTGCTCACGTACGGCGCGAGTCTTCCGGTGGTGAAGGTGGGGCGCATCGCGGGTCAGTACGCCAAGCCGCGTTCCAACAACACCGACGCCCTCGGACTGCCGGTGTACCGGGGCGACATCATCAACTCGCTCGCACCCGACCCCCAACTGCGCGTACCCGACCCGAGCCGCATGATCCGCGCCTACGCCAACTCGGGTGCCGCGATGAACCTCGTGCGGGCGCTGACGGGCGCCGGTATGGCCGACCTGGCCCAGGTGCACGCGTGGAACAAGGACTTCGTGCGCACCTCCCCCGCCGGGGAGCGTTACGAGGCGTTGGCCTCCGAGATCGACCGTGGCCTGCGGTTCATGGCGGCCTGCGGGGTGAGCGACAACTCCCTGCACTCCACCGAGATCTTCGCCAGCCACGAGGCGCTGTTGCTCGACTACGAGCGCGCCATGCTGCGGCTCGACGACCCCACGTCCGACAACCCGTCGCTGTACAACCTGTCGTCGCATTTCCTGTGGATCGGGGAGCGCACGCGCCAGCTCGACGGTGCGCACATCGCCTTCGCCGAACTGATGGCCAACCCGATCGGCGTCAAGATCGGACCCACGACCACGCCTGAGCAGGCCCTCGAGTACGTCGAACGGCTCGACCCGAAAAACGAGCCCGGCAGGCTCACCCTCATCTCCCGGATGGGCAACGACAAGGTGCGCGAGGTGTTGCCCCCCATCGTCGAGAAGGTCGAGGCGTCCGGGCACAAGGTCATCTGGCAGTGCGACCCGATGCACGGCAACACGCACGAGTCGTCGAACGGCTACAAGACCCGGCACTTCGACCGCATCGTCGACGAGGTCCAGGGCTTCTTCGAGGTGCACCGCAAGCTCGGCAGCTACCCGGGTGGTATCCACGTCGAGCTCACCGGTGAGAACGTCACCGAATGTCTGGGCGGCGCCCAGGACATCTCAGACCTCGACCTGTCCGGCCGCTACGAGACGGCGTGCGACCCGAGGCTGAACACGCAGCAATCGCTGGAACTGGCGTTCCTCGTCGCCGAGATGCTGCGTGCCTGA
- a CDS encoding glutamate synthase subunit beta produces the protein MADPKGFLRYERVDPPKRPRKERVGDWREVYVELAPEERDRQVRTQATRCMDCGIPFCHSGSAGCPLGNLIPEWNDLVRQGDWGRAVDRLHATNNFPEFTGKLCPAPCEAACVLSISPDSGGAVSIKRVEETIAEHAWEEGYLRAEHAAVPTGKAVAVVGSGPAGLAAAQQLVRAGHEVTVFERDDRLGGLLRYGIPEFKMEKKVLDRRLAQLREEGVRFVTSCEVGVDVTVEQLRERFDAVVLAVGALRGRDDTTTPGRELKGIHLAMEHLVPANRECEGDGPTPVSAEGKHVVIIGGGDTGADCYGTAIRQGALSVTQLDRYPQPPSTRDDSRSPWPTWPYILRTYPVHEEAGQRRFAVGVQRFVGDDDGHVRELELRRVEVRKDPETGHREVVPVDDEVERIPADLVLLAIGFEGVEHMPLLDELGLSLNGRGTLSCGADWQTQVPGVFVCGDAHRGASLVVWAIAEGRSAARAVDEYLMGESDLPAPVHPTALPLAV, from the coding sequence GTGGCTGATCCCAAGGGTTTTCTGCGGTACGAGCGGGTCGATCCGCCCAAGCGTCCTCGCAAGGAGCGAGTCGGGGACTGGCGGGAGGTCTATGTCGAGCTCGCCCCTGAGGAACGCGACCGTCAGGTGCGCACCCAGGCGACGCGCTGCATGGACTGCGGTATCCCGTTCTGTCACTCGGGCAGCGCGGGGTGTCCGCTGGGCAACCTGATCCCGGAGTGGAACGACCTCGTGCGGCAGGGTGACTGGGGACGCGCGGTCGACCGCCTGCACGCCACGAACAACTTCCCCGAGTTCACGGGCAAGTTGTGCCCGGCGCCGTGCGAGGCGGCGTGTGTGCTGTCGATCTCCCCCGACTCGGGTGGGGCGGTGAGCATCAAGCGCGTCGAGGAGACGATCGCCGAACACGCGTGGGAAGAGGGGTACCTGCGTGCGGAGCACGCGGCGGTGCCCACGGGCAAGGCGGTGGCGGTGGTGGGCTCGGGGCCCGCCGGGTTGGCGGCAGCACAGCAACTCGTCCGCGCCGGTCACGAGGTGACGGTGTTCGAGCGGGACGACCGGTTGGGCGGACTGCTTCGTTACGGAATCCCCGAGTTCAAGATGGAGAAGAAGGTGCTCGACCGCAGGCTCGCGCAGCTGCGGGAGGAGGGGGTTCGCTTCGTCACGAGCTGCGAGGTCGGTGTCGATGTCACCGTGGAGCAGCTGCGGGAGCGCTTCGACGCCGTGGTGCTCGCGGTGGGAGCGCTGCGGGGGCGTGACGACACCACCACGCCGGGGCGGGAGCTGAAGGGCATCCACCTGGCGATGGAACACCTCGTGCCCGCCAATCGCGAGTGCGAGGGCGACGGTCCCACTCCCGTGAGCGCCGAGGGCAAGCACGTCGTGATCATCGGGGGCGGTGACACGGGGGCCGACTGCTACGGCACGGCGATTCGCCAGGGCGCGTTGTCGGTGACGCAGTTGGACCGCTATCCCCAGCCACCGTCCACTCGGGACGACTCCCGTTCGCCGTGGCCCACGTGGCCCTACATTCTGCGCACGTATCCCGTTCATGAGGAGGCGGGGCAGCGGCGTTTCGCCGTGGGTGTGCAGCGGTTCGTCGGGGACGACGACGGTCACGTGAGGGAGCTCGAACTCCGTCGGGTGGAGGTGCGCAAGGACCCCGAGACCGGACACCGCGAGGTCGTCCCGGTCGACGACGAGGTCGAGCGCATCCCGGCCGATCTGGTGTTGCTCGCCATCGGCTTCGAGGGCGTGGAGCACATGCCGTTGCTGGACGAGTTGGGTCTGTCGTTGAACGGGCGCGGCACGCTCTCGTGCGGCGCCGACTGGCAGACGCAGGTGCCGGGTGTGTTCGTGTGCGGTGACGCTCATCGGGGCGCGTCCCTGGTGGTGTGGGCCATCGCGGAGGGGCGTTCGGCCGCGAGAGCGGTGGACGAATACCTGATGGGGGAGTCCGACCTGCCGGCTCCGGTCCACCCCACGGCGTTGCCGCTGGCCGTCTGA